One genomic window of Leptotrichia shahii includes the following:
- a CDS encoding 6-phospho-alpha-glucosidase yields MKKFSIAVAGGGSTFTPGIVLMLLENLDKFPIRQIKFYDNDAERQEVIAKACDIIIKEKAPDINFVYTTDPETAFTDVDFVMAHIRVGKYAMREKDEKIPLRHGVLGQETCGPGGIAYGMRSIGGVIELVDYMEKYSPNAWMLNYSNPAAIVAEATRRLRPNSKILNICDMPIGIEIRMAEMLGLESRKDMVIRYFGLNHFGWWTDIRDKEGNDLMPALREKVAKIGYNVEIEGENTEASWNDTFTKARDVFAIDPTTMPNTYLKYYFFPDYVVEHSDPNHTRANEVMEGREKFVFGECRAIAEKGTAKDSKLHVDDHASYIVDLARAIAYDTKERMLLIVENDGAISNFDSTAMVEVPCIVGSNGPEKIVQGKIPQFQKGLMEQQVSVEKLTVEAWIEGSYQKLWQAITLSRTVPSASVAKAILDDLIEANKDFWPVLK; encoded by the coding sequence ATGAAGAAATTTTCAATTGCAGTAGCTGGTGGAGGGAGTACATTTACTCCGGGAATTGTGTTGATGTTACTTGAAAATTTAGATAAATTTCCAATTAGACAAATAAAATTTTATGATAACGATGCAGAAAGACAGGAAGTTATAGCAAAGGCTTGTGACATTATTATAAAGGAAAAAGCACCTGATATTAACTTTGTTTATACAACAGATCCTGAAACAGCATTTACAGATGTTGACTTTGTTATGGCACATATAAGAGTTGGAAAATATGCAATGCGTGAAAAAGATGAAAAAATACCTTTAAGACACGGAGTATTGGGGCAAGAAACTTGTGGACCTGGAGGAATTGCTTATGGAATGCGTTCAATCGGTGGAGTTATTGAATTAGTTGATTATATGGAAAAATATTCACCAAATGCGTGGATGTTAAACTATTCAAATCCTGCAGCAATTGTAGCAGAAGCAACTAGAAGATTACGTCCAAACTCTAAAATATTAAATATTTGTGATATGCCAATCGGAATTGAAATAAGAATGGCTGAAATGCTTGGGCTTGAATCAAGAAAAGATATGGTAATCAGATACTTTGGATTAAATCACTTTGGATGGTGGACAGACATTAGAGATAAAGAAGGAAATGATTTAATGCCTGCTTTAAGAGAAAAAGTGGCAAAAATTGGATATAATGTAGAAATTGAAGGGGAAAACACAGAAGCAAGCTGGAATGATACATTCACAAAAGCGAGAGACGTATTTGCAATTGACCCTACAACAATGCCAAATACTTACTTAAAATATTACTTTTTCCCTGATTACGTGGTAGAACATTCAGATCCTAATCACACAAGAGCAAATGAAGTAATGGAAGGAAGAGAAAAATTTGTATTTGGAGAATGTAGAGCAATCGCTGAAAAAGGAACAGCAAAAGATAGCAAACTTCACGTAGACGATCATGCTTCATACATAGTTGACTTGGCAAGAGCAATCGCTTATGATACAAAAGAAAGAATGTTATTAATCGTAGAAAATGACGGAGCAATCTCAAACTTTGATTCAACTGCAATGGTTGAAGTACCTTGTATAGTAGGTTCAAATGGTCCTGAAAAAATTGTTCAAGGTAAAATTCCTCAATTCCAAAAAGGATTAATGGAACAACAAGTATCAGTTGAAAAATTAACAGTAGAAGCATGGATTGAAGGTTCATACCAAAAACTTTGGCAGGCAATCACATTGTCAAGAACTGTACCAAGTGCATCTGTTGCAAAAGCTATTTTAGATGACTTGATTGAAGCTAATAAAGACTTCTGGCCAGTATTAAAATAG
- a CDS encoding alpha-glucoside-specific PTS transporter subunit IIBC codes for MMKKIQRFGGAMMAPVLLFAFTGIVVGLSSVFTNTQVMGKIAEEGTIWYNFWFVIQEGGWTVFRQMPIMFAIGLPISLATKTNARACMETFALYTTFNYFVSAILKVFYGIDAAEQITNKVTGYAAIGGVPTLDTNLFGGILIAALVVYLHNKYFDKKLPDFLGVFQGSVFVYIVGFVVMIPCAFLTVLIWPKIQMGIGALQGFMKASGIFGVWIYTFLERILIPTGLHHFVYTPFIFGPAAVPDGIQVYWVQHIKEFAQSAQSLKSLFPQGGFALHGNSKIFGAPGIALAMYATAKPNKKKAVAALLIPIVFTAIISGITEPLEFTFLFIAPVLFAVHAFLAATMAATMYAFGVVGNMGGGLLDFLFLNWIPMFKNHSGTVIIQIVIGLIFTAIYFFVFRFLIQKMNLKTPGREDEDEEMKLYTKADYKAKHGEDGAQGAAAIAGGDEYAQKGAIILEALGGRENIEELNNCATRLRVSVKDPSKLLPDAAFKAAGAHGVVRKGSAIQVIIGLSVPQVRERIEDMMKKG; via the coding sequence ATGATGAAAAAAATTCAACGATTTGGTGGGGCGATGATGGCACCGGTTTTATTATTTGCGTTCACTGGGATAGTCGTAGGATTGTCTTCAGTATTTACTAATACGCAAGTTATGGGAAAAATTGCTGAAGAGGGAACAATATGGTATAATTTTTGGTTCGTGATACAAGAAGGTGGTTGGACAGTATTTAGACAAATGCCAATAATGTTTGCGATTGGATTGCCAATTAGTCTTGCAACAAAAACAAATGCCAGAGCATGTATGGAAACATTTGCATTATATACAACATTTAATTATTTTGTAAGTGCAATATTAAAAGTATTTTATGGAATAGATGCAGCTGAACAAATAACTAACAAAGTAACAGGATATGCTGCAATAGGTGGAGTTCCAACATTAGATACAAACTTATTTGGTGGTATTTTAATAGCAGCGTTAGTAGTATATCTACATAATAAATACTTTGATAAAAAATTGCCTGATTTCTTGGGAGTATTCCAAGGTTCAGTATTTGTATATATAGTAGGATTTGTAGTTATGATTCCTTGTGCTTTCTTAACAGTATTAATTTGGCCTAAGATTCAAATGGGAATTGGTGCATTGCAAGGATTTATGAAAGCTTCAGGAATATTTGGAGTATGGATTTATACATTCTTAGAAAGAATATTAATTCCTACAGGATTACACCACTTTGTTTACACACCATTTATATTTGGGCCAGCAGCAGTTCCTGATGGAATTCAAGTTTACTGGGTTCAACATATAAAAGAATTTGCTCAAAGTGCACAATCATTGAAATCTTTATTCCCGCAAGGTGGATTTGCATTACACGGAAATTCAAAAATATTCGGTGCACCGGGAATAGCACTTGCTATGTATGCTACTGCAAAACCTAATAAAAAGAAAGCTGTAGCAGCATTATTAATACCTATAGTATTTACAGCAATAATTTCAGGTATAACTGAACCATTGGAATTTACATTCTTATTTATAGCTCCAGTGTTATTTGCAGTTCATGCTTTCTTGGCTGCAACAATGGCTGCAACAATGTATGCTTTCGGAGTTGTTGGAAATATGGGTGGAGGATTACTAGACTTCTTATTCCTGAACTGGATACCAATGTTTAAAAATCACTCTGGAACAGTAATTATTCAAATAGTAATTGGATTAATATTTACAGCAATATACTTCTTTGTATTTAGATTCTTAATTCAAAAAATGAATCTGAAAACACCAGGTAGAGAAGATGAAGATGAAGAAATGAAACTCTATACAAAAGCTGACTATAAAGCTAAACATGGTGAAGATGGAGCGCAAGGTGCAGCAGCCATAGCTGGTGGAGATGAATATGCTCAAAAAGGTGCAATCATTCTTGAAGCATTAGGTGGAAGAGAAAATATCGAAGAACTTAATAACTGTGCAACTAGACTTAGAGTAAGTGTAAAAGATCCAAGCAAATTATTGCCAGATGCAGCATTTAAAGCAGCAGGAGCTCATGGTGTAGTTAGAAAAGGATCAGCTATTCAAGTAATCATCGGATTGTCAGTACCTCAAGTAAGAGAAAGAATTGAAGACATGATGAAAAAAGGATAA
- a CDS encoding endonuclease/exonuclease/phosphatase family protein, which translates to MKILTVNVHAWLEENQMEKIDILARTIAEKQYDVIAMQEVNQLMNNKIIFDDIREGNYAWVLLETLQKYTDTDYYLHWSNSHIGFGKYNEGVAVITRHKIKAEDEFYCTFAQSVRTISARRIVSITINYEGQDIEFYSCHMNLPNCETEDMGKNIQTILNRTQNNNLKILMGDFNTDAIGNKKDYENILAQGLFDTYTMAEKKDNGITVDKNIHGWDNDKAQNG; encoded by the coding sequence ATGAAAATATTAACAGTAAATGTTCATGCATGGCTGGAAGAAAATCAAATGGAAAAAATTGATATTCTGGCAAGAACCATTGCGGAAAAACAATATGATGTTATTGCGATGCAGGAAGTGAACCAGCTTATGAACAATAAAATTATTTTTGATGACATAAGAGAAGGAAACTATGCCTGGGTACTTCTGGAAACATTGCAAAAATATACAGATACAGATTACTACCTTCATTGGAGCAATTCACATATAGGTTTTGGGAAATATAATGAAGGCGTGGCAGTCATTACAAGACATAAAATAAAAGCCGAGGATGAATTTTACTGTACTTTTGCACAGTCTGTGAGAACAATTTCCGCAAGAAGAATTGTCAGCATCACAATAAACTATGAAGGTCAGGATATCGAATTTTACAGTTGCCATATGAATCTGCCAAATTGTGAAACTGAAGATATGGGGAAAAATATTCAGACAATTTTAAATAGAACTCAAAATAATAATTTGAAAATATTAATGGGTGATTTTAATACAGATGCAATTGGAAATAAAAAAGATTATGAAAATATATTAGCTCAAGGACTTTTTGATACATACACCATGGCTGAAAAGAAAGACAACGGAATAACTGTAGATAAAAATATTCATGGCTGGGACAATGATAAAGCCCAAAACGGCTAG
- the malQ gene encoding 4-alpha-glucanotransferase, whose product MLTFGIKYSIFSIEKEKFNFINNFKEEIEMFERSSGILLHPTSLPGKYGIGSLGKEAYKFVDFLKKSNQKLWQIFPLGPTGYGDSPYQCFSSFAGNPYLIDFDLLIEQNLLTEEDLKDVNFGGNEEYIDYGAIYNQKYPLLRKAYENFKANGNKELKEKLETFKTENSSWLDDYSLYISLKNHFNGLPWNEWEDDIRTRKEAAINKYKAELVNEIEYHNFIQFLFFTQWNNVKKYANDNGIKIIGDIPIFVAVDSSDAWANPEIFLFDPELKPVKVAGVPPDYFSATGQLWGNPLYDWDKLKELNYKWWVDRVRANLSTCDIIRIDHFRGFDEYWAVPYGDKTAENGTWCPGPRTDLFNAIKNELGELPIIAEDLGTMTQGVIDLREATGFPGMKILGFAFDSKEENDYLPHTYTKNCVVYTGTHDNDTLIGWFTKANEDDKQFARNYLNSRSDNEIHWDAIRGAWSSVANMAIAPIQDFLGLGSEARINTPGLASGNWQWRLKDGVLTDELAERIAKLTKVYSR is encoded by the coding sequence ATGTTGACTTTTGGCATAAAATATAGTATATTTAGTATTGAGAAAGAAAAATTTAATTTTATTAATAATTTTAAGGAGGAAATAGAAATGTTTGAGAGAAGTTCTGGTATTTTGTTACATCCTACTTCACTTCCTGGAAAATATGGAATTGGAAGTTTAGGAAAGGAAGCATATAAATTTGTTGATTTCCTAAAAAAATCAAATCAAAAATTATGGCAAATTTTCCCACTTGGACCGACTGGATATGGTGATTCGCCTTACCAATGTTTTTCATCATTTGCTGGAAACCCATATTTAATTGATTTTGACTTGTTAATCGAGCAAAATTTATTAACTGAGGAAGATTTGAAAGATGTTAATTTTGGAGGAAATGAAGAATATATTGATTATGGTGCTATTTATAATCAAAAATATCCTTTGTTAAGAAAAGCATATGAAAACTTTAAAGCTAACGGAAATAAAGAATTAAAAGAAAAATTGGAAACTTTTAAAACTGAAAATAGCTCTTGGCTAGATGATTACAGCCTTTATATTTCTTTAAAAAATCACTTTAACGGACTTCCTTGGAATGAATGGGAAGATGACATTAGAACTAGAAAAGAAGCTGCTATAAATAAATACAAAGCTGAATTAGTTAATGAAATTGAATATCATAATTTTATTCAATTCCTATTCTTTACTCAATGGAATAATGTAAAAAAATACGCTAATGACAATGGAATAAAAATAATCGGAGATATACCAATCTTCGTTGCAGTAGACAGCTCAGACGCATGGGCAAATCCAGAAATTTTCCTATTCGATCCTGAACTAAAACCTGTTAAAGTAGCTGGTGTTCCGCCTGATTATTTCAGTGCCACAGGACAACTTTGGGGAAATCCTTTGTACGACTGGGACAAATTAAAAGAGTTAAACTACAAATGGTGGGTAGACAGAGTTAGAGCCAACCTTTCCACTTGTGACATCATAAGAATTGACCATTTCAGAGGATTTGATGAATATTGGGCTGTTCCTTATGGAGATAAAACAGCTGAAAATGGTACTTGGTGTCCAGGGCCTAGAACGGACTTATTTAACGCCATTAAAAATGAACTTGGAGAATTACCTATAATTGCTGAAGATTTAGGAACAATGACGCAAGGTGTTATTGATTTGAGAGAAGCAACTGGATTCCCTGGAATGAAAATTCTAGGATTTGCATTTGATTCCAAAGAAGAAAATGACTACTTGCCTCATACTTATACCAAAAATTGTGTAGTTTATACAGGAACTCATGATAACGACACATTAATTGGATGGTTTACAAAAGCCAATGAAGACGATAAACAATTTGCAAGAAACTATTTAAATTCAAGATCGGATAATGAAATCCATTGGGATGCAATAAGAGGTGCATGGAGCTCTGTTGCAAACATGGCAATCGCTCCAATTCAAGATTTTTTAGGATTAGGAAGCGAAGCTAGAATCAATACTCCTGGACTTGCTAGCGGAAACTGGCAATGGAGATTAAAAGATGGTGTATTGACAGATGAATTGGCAGAAAGAATTGCTAAATTAACAAAAGTTTACTCAAGATAG
- a CDS encoding GntR family transcriptional regulator, with amino-acid sequence MNKYEKVYYDIKDKIKNGIIKSGDFLKKEADLAKDYNFSKLTVRKALAMLETEGYIQKVKGKKSIVLEKKNLENISLTSIQTVQEISRLQNINLETDLISLYIVQGNKKLMKEFQVSESADFYKIVRTNSLNGEVLNYSISFFDRRIVPFLNEEIAKKSIYEYLEKELKLKIGYSRRDINFRKITPEEQKYLKLEDINMVVVIKTHAYLSNGTLFQYETIIHHPEKFTFTAIAKR; translated from the coding sequence ATGAATAAATATGAAAAAGTCTATTATGACATAAAAGACAAAATTAAAAATGGTATCATAAAATCAGGAGATTTTTTAAAAAAGGAAGCTGATCTTGCAAAAGACTATAATTTTTCCAAACTTACTGTAAGAAAAGCTCTTGCTATGCTGGAAACGGAAGGTTATATTCAAAAAGTGAAAGGAAAAAAATCAATTGTACTGGAGAAAAAAAATTTGGAAAATATTTCTCTGACTTCAATTCAAACTGTACAGGAAATTAGTAGACTTCAAAATATTAATCTTGAAACTGACTTAATCAGTTTATATATTGTTCAAGGGAATAAAAAATTAATGAAAGAATTTCAAGTTTCTGAAAGTGCTGATTTTTATAAAATTGTTCGTACAAATTCCTTGAATGGGGAAGTCCTAAATTATTCTATTAGTTTTTTTGATAGAAGAATTGTACCTTTTTTGAATGAAGAGATTGCTAAAAAGTCAATATATGAATATTTGGAAAAGGAATTAAAGCTAAAGATTGGTTATTCCCGAAGAGACATCAATTTTAGAAAAATTACTCCCGAAGAACAGAAATACCTTAAATTAGAAGATATAAATATGGTTGTTGTTATCAAAACTCATGCCTATTTATCAAATGGCACATTATTTCAATATGAAACAATAATTCATCATCCTGAAAAATTTACTTTCACTGCTATTGCTAAAAGATAA